A window of Solanum stenotomum isolate F172 chromosome 9, ASM1918654v1, whole genome shotgun sequence genomic DNA:
CTAAAAACAGTAACCCCAATTGCGATACGATAGAGAAAATGCTGCAATCAAGAATAAACAAAAATGTCATATGGATAACACTTCCTAAATAAAAAGTGGGATATTTggtaaatgagaagaaaatatacCTAAAAGTAACTCCTTTGGCAAAACAAGAAGATAAGAAACAGAGAGACCCCAAACCAAACCAAAGACTTGATCTTGCCACATCTCTCCACATCACCAAATCACTTAAAAGTATCTCAATTCTGTTTATTAAATCACATCCTTCTCCTTCTTTCGATTCTATAACTCGAAAAAAGAAATACACATTCAGCACAAGAAATGAAATATGTATTTAAAACAATAAAGATTGGATTTTGATACATACTTGATGAGTTTGAAAGAACCAAGCTAAGCTTATCCTTCTTGGATTTACCATTATTCCTCTTCTTTCTTGGTTTAACCACTTCTTCAACTAACCCCAAGTCCCTCTCTTCTCTCATTTCTTGCTCTAACCTTCTTCTCGATCTCCGATTATTACGCGGGGAAACACCAATTGCAGAATTTCTACTCCTTCTCCTCCTTCGAACCCCATTAGGCTCAACCCCATCATCAACTAATTCAAGCTTATCAGCAAGACGAGTCTTGGATCTTCGAAGAGGAGAAGGGGAAAGAAGTAAAAGCTCGTGGAGCGGTAGACCGTTACCATAAGGAGAAACTTCTATTCTTGGTGAAGGGACAATTTCAAGAGAGACTCTTGGAGTGAgagtttcactttcttcatcATAACGGCGGAGCCTTGAGAGTCTTGAAGCTGATTTTGTTCGGCTTCGAGTCTCGGATCGATGAGATGGAGGAGTTGTATCCATAGTTGAGAttcagaatttcaaaattttcaatattttttttttgttcttgatttttttttgagcAATTGTTCTTGGTGggattttgaataaaatgtaaagaagaaaaagagccgttggagaaaataatttatatttattcggcatttgaatatattttagcGGCGGAATTTGGGCCCGTTGGGCTTTTTGGTTTAACGGTAGGGAAGAGGAGGCAAGTCCGTTATGTTGCTTTTGACATTTGTGGGCTTTTTGTGCTCTTGTCTTTAACAGCCGCAGTTTTTGGTAATACTTAAATGGAAAAATTATGTGATATGACAAGACTTAAATCCACTAATTATCTATTTtaatacttcctccgtccaACATTAgtgtccactatactattttgaaaTGTCTAACAATATTTGtctactttatgaaatcaatgaataattttacacttagtttcTAATTTACCGTTTGTCAATAATGATAGTCAGTTTTCTATTACCTTTTTctagacattgtatttattatatttaaagggtgatataataaaattacccttctatttatagctTTTTAAGAAGCGTACAAAGTCAATAGTGGataagtattgttggacagaggAAGTATGATATAGTAGTTTGATTTCACATAGAGTTtataaaaagacttttgaaacttgtggtctaaaataaatcactgatttttgtgtggttataagtcattttattaaaggtaaaatagatATATTAAAGTTcaattattactaaatatagaaatgtgtcattcttttttgtattgatttaaaaggaaagtgagtcatataaatttaaattggaCTAAGGGAGTAATTGCTTTAAGTTGTTACAAAAAAATAGCcagatttttattttgtggtATATTTGTACggtatgtatatgtatacatgtACATATGTATGATGGCCTATGTATGTACATATGTATGATTATATGTAGGcatcatatataaatatgtcttttaatttgattttagttgGTGTCAATGCCCTCCAACATCCGGTGTATACAAGTAAATTTTagagtt
This region includes:
- the LOC125876275 gene encoding reticulon-like protein B17 isoform X1, with the protein product MDTTPPSHRSETRSRTKSASRLSRLRRYDEESETLTPRVSLEIVPSPRIEVSPYGNGLPLHELLLLSPSPLRRSKTRLADKLELVDDGVEPNGVRRRRRSRNSAIGVSPRNNRRSRRRLEQEMREERDLGLVEEVVKPRKKRNNGKSKKDKLSLVLSNSSIIESKEGEGCDLINRIEILLSDLVMWRDVARSSLWFGLGSLCFLSSCFAKGVTFSIFSIVSQLGLLFLVVSFFSHSIRQRDGREMKCEYQLTEDDILRMGRLILPAANLAISKTRDLFSGEPAMTLKLVPILIIGAEYGHLITVWRLCALGFFISFTAPKLYSSYSHQIYSKAKYLKYRLLETWGACSHKKMIAASVLTAFWNLTTVRTRIFTAFICLVIFRYCKQHEEVKVDEEIVEVEEEEEEQQQALVVLEPVKKGA
- the LOC125876275 gene encoding reticulon-like protein B17 isoform X2, which translates into the protein MDTTPPSHRSETRSRTKSASRLSRLRRYDEESETLTPRVSLEIVPSPRIEVSPYGNGLPLHELLLLSPSPLRRSKTRLADKLELVDDGVEPNGVRRRRRSRNSAIGVSPRNNRRSRRRLEQEMREERDLGLVEEVVKPRKKRNNGKSKKDKLSLVLSNSSKSKEGEGCDLINRIEILLSDLVMWRDVARSSLWFGLGSLCFLSSCFAKGVTFSIFSIVSQLGLLFLVVSFFSHSIRQRDGREMKCEYQLTEDDILRMGRLILPAANLAISKTRDLFSGEPAMTLKLVPILIIGAEYGHLITVWRLCALGFFISFTAPKLYSSYSHQIYSKAKYLKYRLLETWGACSHKKMIAASVLTAFWNLTTVRTRIFTAFICLVIFRYCKQHEEVKVDEEIVEVEEEEEEQQQALVVLEPVKKGA